From a region of the Arachis ipaensis cultivar K30076 chromosome B09, Araip1.1, whole genome shotgun sequence genome:
- the LOC107616329 gene encoding uncharacterized protein LOC107616329, producing the protein MDRVRRKLKFDYIFCVEPRGLSGGLRYFRVWESSFSKAKETMAGAYDIDLKGSKYTWFSNPRNNVITRKRLDRVGEFEQKKISGSRPIEQNMRSVKRSSKGAGNGKMRRIRNRIDKLRNETGQWIIGEANIMRLVERHFTKLFTSEGNRNLEECVTEIPKRVTREMNEELMANITDEEIKEAVFSMGGLKALGPNRLNGLFFQQHWDILSKEVCGVVKQIFREGSVPEDLGETTVVLIPKTSQPKSLNQLRPISCCNFVYKIVTRVLVGRLRRVLDAIISPVQSAFVKGRLIQDNIVIVQEAFHKLNQKENHESNDIAIKLDMNKAYDRLEWNFLQRVMEKFGFSKDWVRLMMSCVKSASYRFKINGNLSTKIIPQRGLRQGDFLSRYLFILAAESFTILMDKARKENLISGIRLAPTAPVSIQRRVNIEEITGMASWDDPERYLGLPARWGRSKNKALEWIQEKMLDKMQGWKEKLLNQVRKEVLIKAVIQAIPVYAMNIIKFSKSFCKRIEAPIARFWWRSNGKERSIHWKSWVKMTRSKINGGLGFKDLECQNIAHLGKQAWRLLKEEDVIWVRTLKAIYYPNYSLWEAGVGRNASWIWKSLLEGRDFLRRKGSWSIGNGAEVDIWEDNWAVGIGKLGRGRTGGIRKVSELIREGEGWDRNKIKEIFHGSVAKLITKTPISLINKKDHFVWQHRKDGQYTVRTGYHVAKEEKDSKEEGRICKVSTSQD; encoded by the exons ATGGATAGGGTTAGAAGAAAGCTTAAGTTTGACTATATATTTTGCGTGGAACCCCGGGGCTTGTCCGGCGGTCTAA GGTATTTTCGTGTATGGGAATCTAGTTTTTCAAAAGCGAAGGAGACTATGGCAGGAGCTTACG ATATTGATCTTAAAGGCAGTAAGTACACATGGTTTAGTAATCCAAGAAATAATGTTATCACTAGGAAAAGACTAGATAGAGT CGGCGAGTTCGAACAAAAAAAGATTTCAGGTTCGAGGCCTATTGAGCAGAACATGAGGAGTGTAAAGAGGTCATCCAAAGGAGCTGGAAATGGGAAGATG AGAAGAATTAGGAATAGAATTGACAAATTGAGAAATGAGACAGGACAGTGGATTATAGGGGAAGCAAATATCATGAGATTGGTAGAAAGACATTTCACTAAGCTGTTTACGTCGGAAGGAAATAGGAACCTGGAGGAGTGTGTAACAGAAATTCCTAAGAGAGTCACAAGAGAGATGAATGAGGAGTTAATGGCGAACATCACTGATGAGGAAATAAAGGAAGCGGTGTTTAGCATGGGAGGCTTAAAAGCTCTAGGCCCAAATAGACTAAATGGATTATTTTTTCAACAACACTGGGATATTTTGAGTAAAGAAGTGTGTGGAGTAGTCAAACAGATTTTTAGGGAAGGCAGCGTACCGGAGGACTTGGGAGAAACAACTGTTGTATTGATTCCTAAAACGAGTCAACCGAAAAGCCTGAATCAACTTAGACCCATAAGCTGTTGCAACTTCGTGTACAAGATAGTGACGAGGGTCTTGGTGGGGAGGTTAAGGAGAGTTTTAGATGCTATTATATCTCCAGTCCAAAGTGCCTTTGTAAAAGGAAGACTTATACAGGACAATATAGTAATTGTGCAGGAAGCTTTTCATAagttaaaccaaaaagaaaatcaTGAAAGCAATGACATAGCCATCAAATTGGATATGAACAAGGCATATGACAGGCTGGAATGGAATTTTCTACAAAGGGTAATGGAAAAGTTTGGTTTTAGCAAAGATTGGGTCAGATTGATGATGAGTTGTGTGAAGAGTGCAAGTTATAGATTCAAAATAAATGGCAACCTATCAACCAAGATCATTCCACAGAGAGGTCTCAGACAGGGAGATTTCCTATCgcgctatttatttattttggctGCTGAGAGTTTTACTATTCTCATGGATAAGGCGAGGAAGGAAAATCTTATATCTGGAATTAGGCTTGCTCCAACAGCACCG GTATCAATACAAAGGAGGGTGAACATTGAGGAGATCACTGGAATGGCATCATGGGATGATCCGGAAAGATATCTAGGGCTACCAGCAAGATGGGGAAGATCCAAGAATAAGGCATTAGAGTGGATACAGGAGAAGATGCTGGACAAGATGCAAGGATGGAAAGAGAAGCTATTAAATCAAGTCAGAAAGGAGGTTTTGATAAAAGCAGTAATACAGGCGATTCCTGTCTATGCTATGAATATCATTAAATTCTCTAAATCCTTTTGTAAGAGAATTGAAGCACCAATAGCCAGATTTTGGTGGAGAAGCAATGGTAAggaaagaagcatccactggaaGAGTTGGGTTAAAATGACAAGGAGCAAAATAAATGGAGGTTTGGGATTCAAGGATTTAGAATGCCAGAACATAGCACACCTAGGTAAACAAGCTTGGAGGTTGTTAAAAGAGGAGGATGTTATATGGGTTCGGACTCTGAAGGCCATTTATTACCCGAATTACAGCCTATGGGAGGCAGGAGTAGGTAGGAACGCTTCATGGATATGGAAGAGCTTGCTAGAAGGAAGGGATTTCCTTAGAAGGAAAGGAAGTTGGAGTATAGGGAATGGAGCAGAGGTAGATATTTGGGAAGACAATTGGGCGGTAGGGATAGGAAAATTGGGAAGAGGCAGAACAGGAGGTATTAGAAAAGTGAGTGAGCTGATTAGAGAAGGGGAGGGTTGGGATAGGAACAAGATTAAAGAAATATTTCATGGAAGCGTagctaaactaataactaagactCCTATTAGCCTGATCAACAAGAAGGATCACTTTGTTTGGCAGCACAGAAAGGATGGACAGTACACTGTGAGAACCGGTTATCATGTCGCTAAGGAGGAGAAGGATTCGAAGGAAGAGGGAAGAATCTGCAAGGTTTCGACTAGTCAGGATTAG
- the LOC107616326 gene encoding laccase-15-like yields MKILTSLGILLFLNVILVTCQAMGHHKFVVRDAPFTKLCSAKNILTVNGEFPGPTLYVTKGESIIVDVYNRANYNITIHWHGVNQPRYPWSDGPEFITQCAIQPGGLFSQKVIFSEEEGTLWWHAHSDWSRATVHGAIVIKPKPGNTYPFPMPDREVPIILGEWWKEDIVQVFNNFETGGGDPVVSDAYTINGQPGDLYNCSNNETFKLNVEHGKTYLLRMVHAGMQDLLFFAIAQHQLTVVGSDGSYVKPFKVDYITISPGQTMDVLLEANQPLDRYYMAAKVYSSASNVAFDNTTTTAILQYEKGKQIIPSFSSRTPHMPSLPSSNDTNASINMISQMRSLADEAHPIDVPLNITTNLFYTVSVNTLPCSTCEGSHIPGNRLAASVNNISFQLPSGNNILNAYYNHLQGVYTQDFPDVPPELFDFTSSNLSTFLRTPSVDTEVKVLEYGSTVELVLQGTNLLAGTEHPMHFHGHSFYVVGWGFGNFDKDKDPFTYNLVDPPYQNTVAIPKNGWVTIRFKAQNPGVWFMHCHLERHVSWGMAMTFIVKDGKNPEEQMLPPPRDMPHCQNIQSLIQKLESFFF; encoded by the exons ATGAAAATCCTCACTAGCTTAGGAATATTATTGTTTCTCAATGTCATTCTAGTTACTTGCCAGGCAATGGGGCACCATAAGTTTGTG GTGAGAGATGCTCCCTTCACAAAGCTTTGCAGTGCAAAGAACATCTTAACAGTAAATGGAGAATTTCCAGGGCCAACATTGTATGTTACGAAAGGAGAAAGCATAATTGTTGATGTGTATAACAGAGCAAACTATAACATCACTATTCATTGGCATGGAGTGAACCAACCAAGATATCCATGGTCCGATGGCCCTGAATTCATCACTCAGTGTGCCATTCAACCTGGTGGTTTGTTCTCTCAAAAGGTTATCTTTTCTGAAGAGGAAGGCACACTTTGGTGGCATGCTCACAGTGATTGGTCTCGTGCTACTGTTCACGGTGCTATTGTCATTAAACCCAAGCCTGGAAATACATATCCATTTCCAATGCCAGATAGAGAGGTCCCCATTATACTAG GTGAATGGTGGAAGGAAGACATTGTCCAAGTTTTCAATAACTTTGAAACGGGGGGAGGAGATCCTGTTGTTTCAGATGCTTATACTATCAATGGCCAACCTGGTGATCTTTATAATTGCTCAAACAATG AAACCTTCAAACTAAATGTGGAACATGGCAAGACATATCTTCTGAGAATGGTGCATGCTGGAATGCAAGACCTTCTCTTCTTTGCAATTGCGCAGCACCAATTGACAGTGGTGGGAAGCGATGGAAGCTATGTGAAGCCATTCAAAGTGGATTACATAACAATATCACCAGGTCAAACCATGGATGTGTTGCTTGAAGCTAATCAACCTTTGGATCGTTATTACATGGCTGCCAAAGTGTATTCAAGTGCTTCCAATGTTGCATTTGACAACACAACCACCACAGCCATTCTGCAATACGAAAAGGGAAAACAAATTATtccatcattttcatcaagaaccCCTCACATGCCTTCACTTCCATCTTCCAATGACACCAATGCATCTATCAACATGATAAGTCAAATGAGAAGCTTAGCAGATGAAGCACATCCAATTGATGTGCCATTGAACATAACCACCAACCTGTTCTACACAGTTTCGGTGAATACATTACCATGTTCAACATGCGAAGGTAGTCATATACCAGGGAACCGCCTTGCAGCAAGTGTAAATAACATAAGCTTCCAATTGCCATCGGGAAACAACATTTTGAATGCTTACTATAACCACCTTCAAGGTGTATATACACAAGATTTTCCAGATGTGCCACCAGAACTATTTGATTTCACTTCTTCCAATTTGTCCACATTTCTTAGAACTCCATCGGTAGATACAGAGGTGAAGGTGCTTGAGTATGGGTCCACGGTGGAGCTTGTTCTTCAAGGGACTAATTTGCTGGCTGGTACTGAGCATCCAATGCACTTTCATGGTCATAGTTTCTATGTAGTTGGATGGGGATTCGGAAACTTTGACAAAGATAAAGATCCTTTCACTTATAATCTTGTTGATCCTCCTTATCAGAATACCGTCGCTATACCCAAAAATGGATGGGTAACCATAAGATTCAAGGCACAAAATCCAGGTGTGTGGTTCATGCATTGCCACTTAGAGCGACATGTGAGTTGGGGAATGGCTATGACTTTCATTGTCAAAGATGGAAAGAATCCTGAAGAGCAGATGTTGCCACCACCACGAGACATGCCACACTGTCAAAATATTCAGTCATTAATACAAAAATTAGAGTCattctttttttag